ATTGTAGCAGGTATTGCTGCCTTTGTAACGCGTTTATTACAAGGACGTTTGGGTTCCTTAACATTGATTTTGCTACCGATTATTGTCGGCGGTGGAGTAGGAACACTGGGGTTATTGATTTTACCAGTTGTCAGCCAAATTACTTCTTCAATTGGTAACTTGATTAACAGCTTTACTACCTTACAACCATTATTGATGGCAGTCCTCATTTCTATTGCTTTTGCTATTTTAATTATTTCACCGATTTCTACAGTTGCAATCGGAATCGCAGTCGGAATTGCAGGTCTGGGTGCAGGTGCAGCAGCAGTTGGTGTTACATCATGTACAGCCATTCTTGTCATCGGGTCATTACGTGTGAATCAAAGTGGTACAACACTTGCGATTCTTTTAGGCGGTATGAAAATGATGATGCCTAACTTGATTAAATATCCAAAAATTATTATTCCAATTATCTTAAATGGTTTTGTTTCAGGATTAGGCGTTTACTTCTTAACAATCCAAGGAACACCACAAACAGCTGGTTTCGGTATTGTTGGTCTAGTTGGACCTATCCAAGCCGTAAATATGGGGTCAAGCCTCATAACAGCAGCACTTGCATACTTTGTAATTCCATTTGGTAGTGCACTTCTAATTGACTTCATTTGTAACAAAGTAGTTAAAGTGTATGAGCATGAAATTTTCAAATTTGTACCAGCAACAAACTAAACGAACAAGTAAGGGAGATTTTATATATGAAAGTAGCAATTGCAGGTTCAGGAGCATTAGGTTGTGGGTTTGGATACCTTTTACAAAAAAATGGTAACGCAGTTACGCTAATGGATTATTGGGAAGATCATATTCAAAGTATTCGCGAAAACGGTTTGACAATTTCCATTAACGGCGAAGTGGATAATGCGAAAATGACAATTGGTAAACCGGAAGAAATCGAAGACAAATTTGATGTTATCTTTGTTTTTACGAAATCTATGGGCTTACGCAGCATGATGGAAGCCATCAAACATACCATTAAAGAAGACACGCAAATCGTCTGCTTGTTAAATGGTTTGGGACATGCACAAACACTTTCAGAATATGTTTCACAGAAAAATATTATCATGGGAACGACAGTCTGGACAGCGGGTATCGACGCTCCGGGCGTGACACATTTCATGGGACAAGGTCCGGTAGAATTACAAAATGCCGATCCTTCGCAAGAAGAAGCAGCTCGTAAAGTAGAAGCGTTATTATCCGAAGCAGGCCTAAACGGCGTGTACAGTGAAGATGTTCATTTTACAATTTGGAGAAAAGCTTGTGTAAACGGAACGATGAACGCATTGTGTGCTTTGTTGGATGGAACGATTAAAGAAGTATTCGAAAGCTCACAAATCGATTTCTTGTTGAATCACATTGTTTCAGAATTTGCACAATTGGCTAGAACTGAAGGCGTCGAGCTGGATGTAGAAGAAACAATTGTTTATTTGAAAGCATTGGCGTTAAAAGTAGGTAGCCATTACCCTTCCATGCACCAAGATTTAGCAAATAGAAGATTAACGGAAATCGACTTCTTGAATGGAACAGTGGCAAGAGAATCAGAAGCAAAAGGCCTAGAAGCGCCATATTGCCAAATGATTACCCAACTTATCCATGCAAAAGAAGATGTATTGGGAATCAGTAAATAAATATTAAAAGCGGTCAGGACAATTTAGTCCTAACCGCTTTTTTTATTTAGTCTAAGTCTTCGTATTCATAGGTTCCTGCTACATTCCCATAGAAACGATTGTAATGTTTTTTGAACTTTTCGAAAATATAATCAAAGAGCACTTTGATGATGGCGAAGATGGGAATACCTAGTATCATACCAATCAATCCCAATAGGTTCCCCATAATCAGTAAGACAATAATGATTGTCAGTGGGTGCATCTTTAGGCTCTTGCCAATAATATTCGGTTCAATTAAGTTCCCTTGGATTGCTTGTGCCACTACCCAAACGATTGCCATTTTCAAAAGCATGCTTGGTGAAGTAAAAGCTGCGACAACGAGTGCCGGAACAATTCCGATTGTTGCGCCGATATACGGAATAACCGCAGTGATTGTCGCGATTACGGCTAGAGCAAATGCATAATCCAAACCGATAATTAAGTACCCCGCTAATAGGATTGCTCCTAAACTTAGAGCTACAAGTGCCTCACCGACGATATACGAACCTAATACGCCAGCCATGCGATTGCCTAAAATATCTAAGTCATCCCGCCAAATAGGAGGGGTCAATTTCATCATAAATGGTTTAAATTTCCCACGCTCTTTTAACATAAAAAAGAGAATCACAGGGAAAGTCACTAATACGACTACCACGCTGGAAATGGTGGAAAAGACGCTGAAGATGCGTTGGGAAGAATTATTAACCCAGTTCCAGATCATCTGTGGAATCTCGCCAACGATTTCGTCAAAATTATTCACTGCCTCATTGTAGTAGGACTCAAATTGACTACCAACGACAAATTCTTCAAAACGGCCGCTCAAGGTATCGATATAACCCGGGAAGGCTTCGACGAATCCGGTGATTTGCTCAACCAGAATCGGAATCACCGAGATGATTCCCCATACGACAAGGACGGCGAAACCGCCCAACACGAGCGCTGTTCCCAACGTTCGATTTAATTTCCGCTTCTCTAGGAAGGTAACGAGCGGATTCAAAATATAAAAGAATACAATGGCAAGAATAAGCGGAGCCACGATTGTGGAAAAAATTACGCGCAATGGTAAGAAAATAAATGAGATTTGATTATAAATCATTACTAAAATACCAAGCATAATTAATATGGCGAGACTGAAAATTAATTTACGGCCGCCGAAAAACCGGATGAAGCGCTGGTCGCTGTTGACAGGACCTTTCACTCTCTCTTTTTCTGACATTACTAAACACCTCTTTATAGACATCTTTTCCTTAGTTTAGCATAATCTCGGAACATTTATCTCCTCCTAAGGTTTGATTGTCTGGTATCATATTCAAAAAGGAGTGATTGGATGAAACCAGCAATTTACACACGAACAGGGGATAAAGGAAGAACGCGGATTGGCGGCGGCATGGCCGTTGATAAAAATGACGCGCGCGTAGACGCATTTGGTGAAGTGGATCATATTAACTCATGGTGTGGATTGGTTGAAGCGACGTTGGTAACGGATGAAAAGGCCAGTGATATTCGCGAGGATTTACGCGTGATTCAACAGTTTTTATTTGATTGCACGTCAGATTTATCGGTACCGAAAGGACACCGGAAATACAAGATTACCGCCGAGCATCTTACGTGGTTAGAAGGACGCATTGATGCGCTGGATGCGATTGCGCCTGAAATCCAGTACTTCATTATTCCAGGTGGTACGGTAGCGGCAAGTTATTTACACGTATTGCGTACAGAAACACGGAATGCAGAACGGACACTTGTGCGTTTTATGCAAGTTGAGCCGGAAGAAGTGAATCCGTTCGTCATGAAATTTGTGAACCGTTTGTCGGATTATTTCTTCGTAGTAGCGCGTGTCATGAATGTGCGTCATGAGGTTGCCGACGTTCCATATGAGCGTAGTGAAAAAGTGTTCCACGTTTCGCGCGAAAAACGTAATCGTTAGGAGATTGAAAGCGTTCTTGCTAAAATAATGGTATTACTAAGCCATTTAAGGAGGAACTGTTATGACAGAGAAAGAAAACGACATCTTTGAAACAGAGGAACCGAAGCAAGGCTACATGACATCCGATGAAATCGACGCGGATGAGACGGAAGAACAGATCGATAATCATAATTATAAATCAGCAAATAAATTGAATGACAAAGTTGCTATTATTACCGGAGCGGACAGTGGAATCGGCGGCGCGGTAGCAGTTGCATTTGCCAAGGAAGGCGCCAACCTCGTGTTAACGGATTTAGAAAACGGAGAAGATGCTGCGAAAGTACGTGAACTCTGTAAGAAATATGGCTCTGAAGTTGTCTGGTTGACAGGGGACGTGGGTGAAGAGAATTTCGCTCAGGAAGTCGTTGATGCTACGGTGGGTGCATTTGGTAAAGTCGATATTTTAGTGAATAATGCCGCGCAGCAATTAGTGCATGATTCGATTCTGGATATCTCAGCATCTCAACTGGAACGGACATTCCGGACGAATGTTTTTGCTTTATTCTATTTTGTTAAAGCGGCGCTGCCACATTTTGCAGAAGGCGGCAGCATCATTAATACAACTTCGGTGACTGCTTATCGCGGCTCTCCTAATTTGTTGGATTATTCCTCTACAAAGGGTGCCATGGTAACATTTACGCGTTCGTTAGCTCAAAATAAAGAATTTCTTGATAAGAAAATACGGGTCAATGCGATTGCGCCAGGACCGATTTGGACACCGCTCATTCCGGCAACAACGGGCGGAACCAAAGAGGAACATGGAAGCGGGCAACCGTTGGGCCGTGGTGGAGAAGCTTATGAATGTGCACCAGCTTATGTTTATTTAGCAAGCGAGGATTCCAGCTACGTTACGGGCCAAACGATTCATATTAACGGCGGGGAAATCGTAAACGGTTAAAAATATAGACTGCTCTCATTAAATGATGGGAGCAGTCTTTTTGTGTGCTAACTCAAACGCGAAAATTGATTTGAGTTAGCACCTGAATAAAAGTATCCAAATTTATAGCCCCGGGAAATACCCCAAGGCCACTTAAGTCTATTAAATCATACCGCCTAGCACATCTTCCAGACCATTCACGACGTCTGAAGCAATCATACTGTAACGGTTTTTCTTAGCAGCTGCAACATCGCCAGCCAAACCGTGGATGTAAACACCCAATTTTGCTGCTTCGAAGGAATCCATTCCTTGTGCAATTAGAGCAGCCAGAATGCCTGTCAAAACATCGCCGGTGCCGGCAGTTGCCATTCCGTTGTTTCCTGAGTAATTAAGATAGCGCTCATCTTCATATGCTACAACTGAACGCGCATCTTTCAATACATACACTAGATCGGTATCTTTTGTACAACTGTCCGCTGTTTTCAACAAATTATCCTGAATATCGCTCGCAGGTTGATCCATTAACCGCGCTAATTCAAGCAAGTGCGGTGTAAGTATAGTTCCTTTTGGTAAGGAATTATTTAACTCATTGAGACGCAGACATGTATTACCGCGCATCAACGGGAACGTATTGAAATAACGGGCAGCGATGTTAATAGCATCCGCATCTACAATTAGAGGAACTTGGGCATACAATGTCACAAAGTCCAATACCTTTTTAGCTTTATCAGATACGCCCAATCCCGGCCCCATCACGATAACATCGGAACGGCCGACTGCTTGCTTAATTTTTTCTTTTTCTTCAGTAGTATCCAATAAATCCGGATTGATTGTTGTAAGGATTGCTTCAGGTAGCTGCCCTTGTAAAATAAGGCGGTTCGACTCCACCGTCATAATCTCAACTAGACCAGCGCCTGTTCGGTAAGCTGCGAGTGCGGACAAATACGCCGCGCCACTCATATTTTTGGCTCCTGCTACAATTAGGACACGTCCGAACGTCCCTTTATTGCTGTACGCACGGCGCCATGGCAAGCGTGCCAAGTCCATTTTTTCGTAGCGGTAAAATTCGGATGCGACTGAATCAACGGCTGATGGTGGAAAGCCAATATCCGTAACGACTAAGGTGCCGCAATATTCACTACCTGGGAAGAGGATTTGGCCCACTTTTTCTTCGCCAAACGTAACTGTGTAATCGGCTCTAACAGCCGTCCCTTTAACTTTTCCGTCATCCGCGGAAATTCCTGAAGGCATGTCAACGGCGAATATGATTCCCTCGTGCGTGTTCATCTCTGCGATGACTGCTGCTTGTTCATCTTCAATGTCACGCTCTAAGCCGATGCCGAATAACGCATCTACTAAAATCGTGTAGTTGGCAAAGTTTACTTCTTCCAAATGATTCCAGATAACCATTTCCAAGTTTTCTAAAATCTTCAATTGTGTCGCTGTTTCTTCAGATAAATGTGCCGGATTACCCGCTAAAAAGACGTCTACTTGATAACCGCGATTTAATAAAATACGCGCTGCTGCCAAACCGTCACCGCCGTTGTTGCCAGAACCGCATACAACTAAGATGATGTCTTCTTTCGAAATACTTTTCTCCATACAACTGACGACTGAATACGCAGCGTTTTCCATCAACACAAGCGGAGGAATCCCGATTGTGTGAATCGCATATGCATCAATTGCTTTCATTTGTTTGCTGTTTACTAATTTTTTCATTGTAATTCCTCCAAAAAACCATCGCTCGTACCAAGTATACCATCGTGTTGCTGAAAATGAGAACAATGTGGGTATTTTTAAAATAAAAAAACAACGCATCGGCGTTGTTTAGGTGGGGGTAGGAGTTGCAGCTCCTAACAATGTTTTTGAATTTTTTTAGGTCATATAAAGCATCTGCTCTTACTTACACATATAGCATACTGGAAATGTACGAGGAAATCTTTTGGATTGTGTAAAAGTTTAACGAAAATTTGATTAGAATTACGGAAGTCTTTTCAAATAATAGGGTCTTGCATTTTAAAAAAGACCGTGCTATATTAATTGGAGCAGAGTCCTTTAAACTGATCCAGAGAGGTCAAGAAGGGTAACAAATCCATATTTGATACCTATAGGTCCTTTTGCGTATAAAAGGGCGTTTTTTTATGCCCAAAAATAGGGGGAGTATAAGTATGGCTATTAATCAAAGACCGTTACTGTTAGACGTTCACGAAAAACCACCAGTATTGAAAGGGATTCTACTCAGTTTCCAACATGTATTCGCAATGTTCGGTGCCACTATCCTAGTGCCATTAATCTTAGGAATGCCTGTATCAGTCGCGTTGTTCGCAAGTGGAATCGGAACACTTATTTATCAAATCGCTACCAAAGCAAAAATACCTGTTTACTTAGGATCATCGTTCGCCTATATTACGGCCATGGCAGTAGCGATTGACCAAATGGGTGGCGATATCAGTGCAGCTCAGACGGGTGTCATCATGGTCGGTTTTGTCTACGTTATTACTGCAGCTATTATTAAAATAATCGGAACAAAGTGGATAGACAAACTGTTGCCACCGATTGTTATTGGCCCGATGATTATGGTTATCGGTTTGGGCTTGGCTAGTTCAGCAGTTACAAATGCCGGTTTTGTTGAAGGCGGCGATATTCGTAGCATCTTTGTTGCCGTTGTAACCTTCTTAATCACAGCATTCGTCAATACCAAAGGAAAAGGCTTCTTCAAAATTATTCCTTTCTTAGTCGGTATTGTCGGCGGATATCTGATTGCTTTTGCAATCGGTTTGGTTGACTTTACGCCGGTTCTAGAAGCGAAATGGTTTGAAATCCCTCAATTCTACTTGCCGTTCGAAACGGAAAGCTTTGCTTCCTACCGCTTGTACTTCGGGCCAGAAGCGTTAGCGCTTGTCCCGGTGGCGCTTGTAACGATTTCTGAACATATCGGAGATCATACCGTTCTTGGTAAAATCTGTAATCGCCAGTTCTTGAAAGATCCCGGCTTAAGCCGCACATTAATCGGGGACGGTGTTGCAACAGCTGTTTCTGCTTTCATCGGTGGACCGGCCAACACAACATACGGTGAAAATACCGGCGTTATCGGAATGACACGTATCGCTTCAGTAGCCGTTATTCGAAATGCAGCTTTCTTTGCAATCGGAATGAGCTTCCTGGGTAAATTTACAGCATTGATTTCCACAATTCCAAACGCAGTCCTTGGTGGAATGTCCATTCTGTTGTACGGTGTCATTGCCAGCAATGGGTTGAAAGTATTGATTGAAGAGCAAGTAGACTTCGGAATGATTCGTAACCTGATCATCGCAAGCTCCATGCTGGTGCTTGGATTAGGTGGCGCGACTCTGGACATGGAGGTCTTGACGCTTTCAGGTACATCCTTGAGCGCTTTAGCAGGAATCGGATTGAACCTCATCTTGCCGCAAGAAGAAGCTTATGATCCCAAAGAAGTACCTGAATTTGGAAAAACCAAAGAATAAAATTCATTTGAAAAGATGGTTGTGCTCAAGGTGAGCCCAATCATCTTTTTTAGTTCATCTGTCGGTTTCTGTTATAATAGAAGGAGAAAATAAAAAGGGGATTACGA
This genomic interval from Jeotgalibaca porci contains the following:
- a CDS encoding PTS sugar transporter subunit IIC, with translation MEQKIQYSFKDYMNKVLAGTASGVVVGLIANAILGGILKALIPYGSIFATMASVVSIMQFVTPALIGVLVGMQFKFNAIESVIIGAATYLGSGAYTVTEAGVQMVGIGDLVNVMIVAGIAAFVTRLLQGRLGSLTLILLPIIVGGGVGTLGLLILPVVSQITSSIGNLINSFTTLQPLLMAVLISIAFAILIISPISTVAIGIAVGIAGLGAGAAAVGVTSCTAILVIGSLRVNQSGTTLAILLGGMKMMMPNLIKYPKIIIPIILNGFVSGLGVYFLTIQGTPQTAGFGIVGLVGPIQAVNMGSSLITAALAYFVIPFGSALLIDFICNKVVKVYEHEIFKFVPATN
- a CDS encoding 2-dehydropantoate 2-reductase, with protein sequence MKVAIAGSGALGCGFGYLLQKNGNAVTLMDYWEDHIQSIRENGLTISINGEVDNAKMTIGKPEEIEDKFDVIFVFTKSMGLRSMMEAIKHTIKEDTQIVCLLNGLGHAQTLSEYVSQKNIIMGTTVWTAGIDAPGVTHFMGQGPVELQNADPSQEEAARKVEALLSEAGLNGVYSEDVHFTIWRKACVNGTMNALCALLDGTIKEVFESSQIDFLLNHIVSEFAQLARTEGVELDVEETIVYLKALALKVGSHYPSMHQDLANRRLTEIDFLNGTVARESEAKGLEAPYCQMITQLIHAKEDVLGISK
- a CDS encoding AI-2E family transporter, which gives rise to MSEKERVKGPVNSDQRFIRFFGGRKLIFSLAILIMLGILVMIYNQISFIFLPLRVIFSTIVAPLILAIVFFYILNPLVTFLEKRKLNRTLGTALVLGGFAVLVVWGIISVIPILVEQITGFVEAFPGYIDTLSGRFEEFVVGSQFESYYNEAVNNFDEIVGEIPQMIWNWVNNSSQRIFSVFSTISSVVVVLVTFPVILFFMLKERGKFKPFMMKLTPPIWRDDLDILGNRMAGVLGSYIVGEALVALSLGAILLAGYLIIGLDYAFALAVIATITAVIPYIGATIGIVPALVVAAFTSPSMLLKMAIVWVVAQAIQGNLIEPNIIGKSLKMHPLTIIIVLLIMGNLLGLIGMILGIPIFAIIKVLFDYIFEKFKKHYNRFYGNVAGTYEYEDLD
- a CDS encoding cob(I)yrinic acid a,c-diamide adenosyltransferase; translated protein: MKPAIYTRTGDKGRTRIGGGMAVDKNDARVDAFGEVDHINSWCGLVEATLVTDEKASDIREDLRVIQQFLFDCTSDLSVPKGHRKYKITAEHLTWLEGRIDALDAIAPEIQYFIIPGGTVAASYLHVLRTETRNAERTLVRFMQVEPEEVNPFVMKFVNRLSDYFFVVARVMNVRHEVADVPYERSEKVFHVSREKRNR
- a CDS encoding glucose 1-dehydrogenase; protein product: MTEKENDIFETEEPKQGYMTSDEIDADETEEQIDNHNYKSANKLNDKVAIITGADSGIGGAVAVAFAKEGANLVLTDLENGEDAAKVRELCKKYGSEVVWLTGDVGEENFAQEVVDATVGAFGKVDILVNNAAQQLVHDSILDISASQLERTFRTNVFALFYFVKAALPHFAEGGSIINTTSVTAYRGSPNLLDYSSTKGAMVTFTRSLAQNKEFLDKKIRVNAIAPGPIWTPLIPATTGGTKEEHGSGQPLGRGGEAYECAPAYVYLASEDSSYVTGQTIHINGGEIVNG
- a CDS encoding NAD(P)H-hydrate dehydratase, which produces MKKLVNSKQMKAIDAYAIHTIGIPPLVLMENAAYSVVSCMEKSISKEDIILVVCGSGNNGGDGLAAARILLNRGYQVDVFLAGNPAHLSEETATQLKILENLEMVIWNHLEEVNFANYTILVDALFGIGLERDIEDEQAAVIAEMNTHEGIIFAVDMPSGISADDGKVKGTAVRADYTVTFGEEKVGQILFPGSEYCGTLVVTDIGFPPSAVDSVASEFYRYEKMDLARLPWRRAYSNKGTFGRVLIVAGAKNMSGAAYLSALAAYRTGAGLVEIMTVESNRLILQGQLPEAILTTINPDLLDTTEEKEKIKQAVGRSDVIVMGPGLGVSDKAKKVLDFVTLYAQVPLIVDADAINIAARYFNTFPLMRGNTCLRLNELNNSLPKGTILTPHLLELARLMDQPASDIQDNLLKTADSCTKDTDLVYVLKDARSVVAYEDERYLNYSGNNGMATAGTGDVLTGILAALIAQGMDSFEAAKLGVYIHGLAGDVAAAKKNRYSMIASDVVNGLEDVLGGMI
- a CDS encoding uracil-xanthine permease family protein; the encoded protein is MAINQRPLLLDVHEKPPVLKGILLSFQHVFAMFGATILVPLILGMPVSVALFASGIGTLIYQIATKAKIPVYLGSSFAYITAMAVAIDQMGGDISAAQTGVIMVGFVYVITAAIIKIIGTKWIDKLLPPIVIGPMIMVIGLGLASSAVTNAGFVEGGDIRSIFVAVVTFLITAFVNTKGKGFFKIIPFLVGIVGGYLIAFAIGLVDFTPVLEAKWFEIPQFYLPFETESFASYRLYFGPEALALVPVALVTISEHIGDHTVLGKICNRQFLKDPGLSRTLIGDGVATAVSAFIGGPANTTYGENTGVIGMTRIASVAVIRNAAFFAIGMSFLGKFTALISTIPNAVLGGMSILLYGVIASNGLKVLIEEQVDFGMIRNLIIASSMLVLGLGGATLDMEVLTLSGTSLSALAGIGLNLILPQEEAYDPKEVPEFGKTKE